The Triticum aestivum cultivar Chinese Spring chromosome 4B, IWGSC CS RefSeq v2.1, whole genome shotgun sequence sequence aggagttggatgagattcatcatataatcgagttagttttgttagggcctaatccctagcatccactatgttctaagattgatgttgctatgactttgccatgcttaatgcttgtcactttgggcccaggtgccatgatttcagatctgaaccgtttatgttatcaccattatatacatgttctagatccgatctttcaagttatagtcacctactatgtgttatgatccggcaaccccagagtgacaatagttgggaccactctcggtgatgatcgtagtttgacgagttcatgtattcaccgtgtgccaatgctttggtccggttctctataaaaaggaggccttaatatcccttagtttccaataggaccccgctgccacgggagggtaggacaaaagatgtcatgcaagttctttccataagcacgaatgactatttacggaacacatgcctacattatatttatgaactggagctagtgtcgtatcgccctagtttataactgtctcatgatgaatatcatccagcgagtcaccgatccaatgcctacgaatttaccttatattgttcttgctaagttactactgctactgctatcgttactgctacaatatcactgctatcactgctacagttactattgctactgctgctatcatcaaaactatcatattattgtgctactaatcactttgttgtagataatttatctccaggtgtggttgaattgacaactcagctgctaataccttcaaatattctttggctccccttgtgtcgaatctataaattcgggttgaatactctaccctcgaaaactgttgcgatcccttatacttgtgggttaaaaaacctttttctggcgtcgttgccgggaagcgtagctatatttgttgagtcacttgggattattatcatataataatgaatctatggatgtgaattttgttggtaggaacaattttggtaacaacgcgtatagaggaaactttaatcctaggccgtttcttagtgattcctctaataattatggtaattcctacaacaactcttatggaaattttagtaagatgccctctgattttgagattagtgttaaagaatttatgatctctcaaaagaatttcaatgctttgcttgaagaaaaattgcctaagattgatgaattggctaggaacgtggatagaatttctcttgatgttgattctttgaaacttagatctattccacctaagcatgatatcaatgagtctctcaaagccatgagaatttccattgatgagtgcaaagaaagaactgctaggatgcgtgctaagagagattgctttgtaaaagcgtgttcttctagtttcgatgataataatgatgaagatctagaagtgattgatgtgtcccctattaaatctttgttttgcaatatgaagcttgataatgatgggactggagatgagccaactttagttaaaaggcatcccaattattcgaagtttttagatcttgatgctaaatttggtaaaagtgggattggagaggtcaaaactttacatagcaatgaacccactattttgggtactagtccacctcttcgagagctcatacaacttactcaactatgccagagcccataatgacttgtggctgcacacggaagtttctaagcatgaaatatcatatgatccctttgagcctgggtggcgaaccgaggaaaaatcacacgggtactccgcgATTTCCCAAATGGACAAACACTGGACTCTCCAAGTGCCCCgaccaatccatccagatgtgtattaaagttgccaccttaatgttatccaagattaataactctcataacttccatgtgtatcacgatccaatccccgtctacgagcatggctaagcaataatagagcataacgtatattcttgGGGTGATCAAAAAGGtcttaggttcctacctcaagtactacaaccaaaccagaGCAGCGGAACCGTGGCCGCCACCTCCAGAGAACTGGGCTGCACTATCAGTGGACGGGTCTTTTTGTCCAAGTGATACGTCGGCGGCCGCGAGGATGGTGCTATAATTTTTGCAGCATACAAAGTATTGTTTCACTATAATGATGCTGTGAAAATGGAGATTCATACTTTGATGCAAGGTATGGCTCTAGCCATCCAACATACGGATAGACCAATGCTTGTGCAATCTGACTCAATGGTTGCGTTATCCATTCCATTTAGTGACAACCTGTTACCGTCAGCATATGGACAACTTGCAACTGGGATTAAGGCTCTCGTGTTTGATAAGGAGATTGTTCGCCAGATGATTAGTCACTCACAAAAACAAAATATGGTAGCAGATCGGTTAGCTTTTTATAGCCATATGGAGTCTGTGTACATATGTATGGTTGCATTATGGACCTTCATGTATTGAGGACCTTGTGCCTCTGGATTGTAACCTCATCCTATGGAATAAACTCTTTCTCATTGCAAAGAAAATATTGCAACCACCTGAAGAATAAGAATAAATAGATGCAAGGGATGGATGGCATGAGACTGACATGCATGCCGTGGGGGTGCGCGCGTCCCCCGTTAGCCCGTCAGGTCTCCATTGACGGACGAGTGGTCCCAGTCAACTTGAGCCCACGCACCATCGGATTCGCTCTCCACGCTCCACGGACAAAACCCAACAGGTGATCTTTTCTCCGGCAACGTACAACTACCTCTACAGTACCAGCAGTACTCACTACTGTAAAACGGAGGATTACAGTAAAAATACATTTGTTTGTCACCTAGTGGTAGAGTAGAGTAGTAGTAGCTGCATAGGCTCTGTTCATCTAGGTCGACTAGAACGAAGCGTACATGGACGGACGGAGAAGACGGCGAAAAGATGTAGCAGCAGGCAGCAGCGGGAGATGGATGGACGAGTGACTGGTGCATGGGCAAAAGGACACACACGCCCGTGACTGCCCCTGAGACTCCGGCCAGCTCCGGTCCCACCACCAAAAGCAGCAGCGCCCATCTCATCACTTTCCCCTCCCTCCGCCTGCATCTCTGGCTTTTGCTTCCCCCTCCCTCTCTGCTGAGGTTGTTTGAGTTTTTTTATTTCAAACCAGATGTTTCAACTTATTCACCCTCGCTCGTCAGGGGTAAAAAAGAACCGGTCCTATCCTCTTCTTCTAACGAATGATAAGCAAAGGAGAGGTTATTTTCACAAACACCCAATTTGATGTCCACAACACATCCATGGTAGTCATTAGTCACAAAGTGGCCACTGCTGCCAGGAGTCAAAGACTAGCCAAGCAGTGACGGTATACTTGTTCTTCTGTCATCAGACTGAGATGAGATCCACACAAACAGAGGATTGACCTTGACCTGACCGAGCACACACACGCAGCAATGCAGTTATGCATGATGGTTTCTAGTAAAAAGTACTTTCCACACACTTTCCCCTTGCTATGCTCGGCTCGGCTCGACTCGACTCTTGCAGGAACTAGGTAATAATTAAAACGACTGACTGGTACTATTTATGCTGCTACCATATACTACTAACTACTAAAATGCCTAGGGCTAAAGACAACCTAGGACTTGTTTCCTTTCTTAatctgttgctgttgttgctgttgagTTGCTGCCGCTGTCCCTCTCTTCAACTCAACAAAGATACACCTCCTAGAATCTGTTAacgctttccttttctttttcctacCACCACTTGATggggtcagtcatcacacgagccCCTGCATGCACACAAAAAAGCCCATCATCAGGGAGGGTAATATTTTACTATTACATACATACATCCTTCTACCATGATTGAGTCAGTGATTGTTGCTGTTGACACTTACTCCCGGCACAGCAGGGAGCAGATGACACCCCTCTTCTTTGCTCTATTCACAGCCCAATTGCTCCCTGCCCAGACGACAATCTGAAGAGGAAAAACAATTTTACATCTCTCACATAGCTGTTGACAATTTTCTCACAAAAATGTACTAATTCCTGATGCAGGTTAAAAACAGATATTAGCATGAAGGGAAGTGAATCAACTGGAGTGATGTTTTCAAATAATAATCACCTAGGCACTTGAGAGAAGCAGGAGCTGTAGAGAGGTTTTGTAGGCGGGAAAAGAGAAGAGGCCACCAGGTGGGGGCTGCTACTGTTGCCCATGGCACCAGTGTGAGCTGTCAGctgctcagcagcagcagcagcagcaatggaGGCCTCCTTGGTGGGGGAAGAAGCAAAGGGGCTACCAGGCAGGTGGTGGGTGTGCTCCATGCCACTACAATTCAAAAACAAGAGACACACGCACACACATCAATCAATTATGGAAATACAGTATGGTAGAGCCCCCCACAAACAAAGGCAAAAGGACTGTTTAACCAGTTCATAATAATATACTTGTCACTAGCTGGGGTGACTAGTTTCTCTTCTTCGAGTCTTATCTTCCCTTCTATTACTAGACTATTAGTATGCTAATCAAGAGAGCCTATGATTAGCACCACAAAAGCCTATAACTCGCCGCCCTTTTTGCAATGACTTTTGAAAGCACATTTTTTGTTAGGATAAAAGAGAATGATATGATTagcatatacatatacatatacagatGAAGAAAAGGAAACAGTTACTGCACTAGTTACTGCAGGTTTTAATTACTGGGGGAAATGTGTGTGGCCTCATTGTACCAATGCATTTCATCACTAGGGTGAATTTCCAGTATTTCTACAAAATGCACTTTTTATTTTGTAATTCAAAACCTGGTGATACTTTTTTGGAAAGTATTAAGTACATGCAGATAACCTTTTGATTTTGATGCCTAAATATGATAATATGTGTACTGCATAAAGCTATTATCGTTGTTGCACAGAATGCATATGACTAAACTTCACAAGGATGCATGTTACAGGATGGTTTATAGAAATACGAGATGTTCAAGTTTTCTAATGGAAAAAATATGCATTTCGAATATCCCGAAGCAGACATCCACCCAAGTGGTGAAAATCCATGTTGGCCCCATCTGATACTAACATCCACCCAAGGATTACAGATATACTATTACCTTTCTTGGTATTCACAAACAACATTGGATGCAGCTGCTGCCCCAGGACCAGATTCCCTCCTCCCCTCTTCCCCAGAGTTGACTGCCTGCCTGGGACTGCCATTGCCATCACCACCCTCCTCCTGATACTCCTGCTTCCCTTCTTTAGAAATCACAGAAGCAGCAGCATATGGACCCATGAAAAGACCACTGCTCAGATTGCTGTTATCTGCAACAAGCAAGCATGGATCATGATGAGCTCTGAACGCTCGGGTAACCAAATGTGCATTTGGAAAAAAAAAACGAAATGTAATGCTTTCCAAGAACTGGACCTTGGATGGTGCTAATGGCCTCATCAAGATGGACGCCATTGCCGTTCCCACTGAAGCAGCCGCCATTGCCGTCGGAAGGTGAGCCCACGGGGGAGTCGAGGAGGTGGTGGCCCCTGTTCTTGAGGTCAAGAAACTGCAGCCCCATGAGCCGGCGGCCTTGCAGCTCGATGGCATGCTgcagctccgccgcctcctgctgCTCCTCCAGCCTCCTCCTCAGAAACGCCGCCTCGTGGCCGGCCATGCTCCCGTACAGCATTCTCTGCCCTGGCAATGGCAACACCAGCTCGTCAAACGCCTTGCGCAAATAACTGATGATTAGATAGGAGTGTTCAAATGCTCACCGATTTGCGGCtgctggaggtcgaaggggtcccTGGAGTCGAGCAGACCGGCAGGCGGCATCGCGCTGCTCACGGAGGCGAACTCGCGGTGGTGAGGAGAGAGgcagtggccgccgccgccgccatgtctgAACCTGTCGGGGACCTTGCCCTTCTCCTTGTAAGGCTTGACGAGGACGCGCGCGTCGCAGACGAAGTGTGGGTTGCCCTTGGCGAGGACGAGCCGCACCGTCTCCGGGTAGACGAAGGAGACGAAGCCGAACATGCGCTTCGGCTGGTGCGGGATGCGCACGTCCTGTACCGGCCCGTACATGCTGCGCGCTCAACCAAATGATCGGTCGACATTAGAGCAGAAGGGAGAGGTTTAGTACGCAACAAGGGCGGCGTGTGCGCACCTGAAGTAGCTGGACACGTCCTCTTCGGTGAAGGTGGAGTCGGCGGGGAAAGTGAGGTAGATCTGGCGCGCGCCGTGGTTGATGGCGAGGTCGCCGCGGTCCATGCGAGGCGACCGGTGGGAGAACCTGTGCATGTCATCGCCTCCGGCGAACAGCATGTCCGCCGCCCTGAAGCAGCAAGTATCAGTAATCTAGGCGGCTGAATGACAAGAGAAAATGGAAGCTTATGGGGATTTAAAAGGTGCCACCTTTGGGACtcgctctgctgctgctgctgttgtaggAGGAAGCTGAGGCCTTTGGGCGGCGACGGCGAGAAGGGGAAGGCGGGCGCCATCATCTGCGACCGCGCGGCGGCGAGGGCCTTGGCGCGCATGACCGCCATCTCCTGCTCGGCGACGTCCTCGGGCAGCCCGTGCAGGAAGCGGCAGCCGGAGCCGTTCTTGCAGAACCCCCGGGCGAAGTACTGGCACGGCTTCCACCCGCCCTCGGCGTCGCTCAGCGAGAAGCTCCGGCGGTGGTTAGTGCCGCTCGCCGGAGACCAGCACCCGTACTCCTCCTCGGGGTAGAACGCTTCGGATGCGGCGGCGAACGGGAGGCCGCCTTCGACATCTCCTCCAGCCGCACCCGGCGCCATCCTCCATGCTGGCGCGGGTGGGGAGGGGGGTTTGCTGCAGGCCGCGAGGTCGGCGACGACGGACTGGAGGAGGTGCTCGGGGCCGAAGGCGAGGCGGATCATATCCTCCTCGCTCTTGTCCTGGGTGAGCAGCATGCCCATGATCTTGGAGGCGAGGTCCGCGTCGACGAGCCCCTGGACCCGTGCGAACACCACCTTGGTGGCCTCGTAGGCGTCCATTGCGCCGCTAGTCTCTCCACGCGGCGGCGGTCTTTGATTTCTCAGAGGGGAcgagagagagggagcgaggagCGGGGAATGTGAAAAGATTGGATTACAGAGGAGGGAAGACGAGAAGGAAGGGTGGGGGCACAGCTGTAAGCGGCATAGTGAAATAAATAGCGCGCCTGGGTTGGGTTGGGCTGGGAAAGTGCACTGTCTTCTTCCCCCAAATCAGTTTCCCTCCATCGATGGCCGGCTGAGGTTTTTCTCTCTATACAGTTTACCTAGAGGGATGGTTGTCACATTCAAATTTTGGATTTGAGATGGTTGTCCTGAGTTTCATTTTGGTACTCCCTCTCTTTCAATTTAGGTTGCGTATAACTTTTTCCGATATGGTTAAATGCGTTACGAATTAGTGTGATCAATGCTATTTCTTCGATGAGCTGTCAAAATTGTCCCTCTGCATCCGTCACTCCATGTCCTTAAATACGCTCCCGTGTTTCACGCGAGTAATTATTTCTTTTGGAAGTTTCGCTCGCCTTTGAATCCCCCCCCTCCGGTTGCATCCATCTACTCCTGGCAGGGGCGAAACCCAATGGGCCGATCCTAAAGCGCGGAAACACATGTCGTGAAAATGTACTAAGGCCATGGGAATTAGGTTGGGCCACAATGGGTGCATCATGACCCCATGTTTCTAGCCCACAATCAAGGTTGTACTTCCTTGTGTCGCTGACAGTAGCCCTCGACATTGCCAACTTGTGAAGGTTTAGGAGAATATTTGGTGGTGGAGCGGGCCAAAGAGAGCGCAAGGTGGGGCATCGAGACGTCACTCCTCACGCACGGGATCCAGGGCGCCCACTCTACAGCGAAAAGAAATGTTCACTTCTCGGAGCGAAATGATAACGTGTCGTTGTTGGGCTCTACGGTAGGGTGCGAGGAGCGGGGAATGTGAAAAGATTGGACTACGGAGGAGGAAGGGTGGGGGCACAGCTGTAAGTGGCATAGTGAAATAAATAGCGCACCTTGGTTGGGTTGGGCCGGGAAAGTGCAGTGTCTTCTTCCCACAAATCAGTTTCCCTCCATCAATGGCCTGTTGAGGTTTTCCTCTCTATATAGTTTAACTAGAGGGATGGCTGTCACATTCAAATTTTGGATTTGAGATGGTTGTCCTGAGTTTCGTTTCGGTACTCCCTCTCTTTCAATTTAGGTTGCGTATAACTTTTTCGATATGGTCAAATGCGTTACGAATCAGTGTGATCAATGCCATTTCTTCGATGAGCTGTCAAAATTGTCCCTCTGCACCTGCCACTCCATGTCCTTAAATACGCTCTCGTGCTTCACGCGAGTAATTACTTCTTTTGGAAGTTTCGCTCGCCTTTGaatcctcttccccctcccccctccaccgGTTGCATCCATCTACTCCTGGTAGGGGCGAAACCCAATGGGCCGATCCTAAGGCACGGAAACACATGTCATGAAAATGTACTAAGGCCATGGGCATTAGGTTGGGCCACAATGGGTGCATCATGACCCCATGTTTCTAGCCTTCAATCAAGGTTGTACGTCCTTGTGTCGCTGACAGTAGCCCTCAACATTGCCAACTTGTGAAGATCCAGGAGGATATTTGGTGGTGGAGTGGGCCAAAGAGAGCGCAAGGTGGGTCATCAAGACGTCGCTCCTCAGTTACGGAATCTAGGGCACCCACTCTACATCGAAAAGAAAGGTCCACTTCTCGGAGCGAAATGATAATGTGTCGTTGTTGGGCTCTATGGTAGGGtgtgtcgactgcaaattaaaaattcCTACCCGCAGAACATCCAGGAAGATGCTGACAGAGATGGATCACAAATCATTACCgctagacgcgcagtgtcgtgcaaCGGAAGTAGAATTGGAGCAGCGTGCCCGCGGGGTTCATCTCCTCCTTGTCTGTCTCCCTTAAACAGTCGGTCGTCAAATCCCACGTGCAgtttcgccggagcggcgcaagtacATCACCTCTAATGGTATCCGTGTGTGTAGGAGGAACACTgtgtggcggactgctaggtccgatcgcaCAGCCGGCGACGAATGGAGGTGGCTAGTTTCAACACATGGAAAGCCCTAGTGACGGCGTCGAAGCGATCAACTGAATGAGTGTGccacacctccactata is a genomic window containing:
- the LOC123091576 gene encoding zinc finger CCCH domain-containing protein 53 isoform X1; protein product: MDAYEATKVVFARVQGLVDADLASKIMGMLLTQDKSEEDMIRLAFGPEHLLQSVVADLAACSKPPSPPAPAWRMAPGAAGGDVEGGLPFAAASEAFYPEEEYGCWSPASGTNHRRSFSLSDAEGGWKPCQYFARGFCKNGSGCRFLHGLPEDVAEQEMAVMRAKALAAARSQMMAPAFPFSPSPPKGLSFLLQQQQQQSESQRAADMLFAGGDDMHRFSHRSPRMDRGDLAINHGARQIYLTFPADSTFTEEDVSSYFSMYGPVQDVRIPHQPKRMFGFVSFVYPETVRLVLAKGNPHFVCDARVLVKPYKEKGKVPDRFRHGGGGGHCLSPHHREFASVSSAMPPAGLLDSRDPFDLQQPQIGQRMLYGSMAGHEAAFLRRRLEEQQEAAELQHAIELQGRRLMGLQFLDLKNRGHHLLDSPVGSPSDGNGGCFSGNGNGVHLDEAISTIQDNSNLSSGLFMGPYAAASVISKEGKQEYQEEGGDGNGSPRQAVNSGEEGRRESGPGAAAASNVVCEYQESGMEHTHHLPGSPFASSPTKEASIAAAAAAEQLTAHTGAMGNSSSPHLVASSLFPPTKPLYSSCFSQVPRLSSGQGAIGL
- the LOC123091576 gene encoding zinc finger CCCH domain-containing protein 23 isoform X2, whose product is MDAYEATKVVFARVQGLVDADLASKIMGMLLTQDKSEEDMIRLAFGPEHLLQSVVADLAACSKPPSPPAPAWRMAPGAAGGDVEGGLPFAAASEAFYPEEEYGCWSPASGTNHRRSFSLSDAEGGWKPCQYFARGFCKNGSGCRFLHGLPEDVAEQEMAVMRAKALAAARSQMMAPAFPFSPSPPKGLSFLLQQQQQQSESQRAADMLFAGGDDMHRFSHRSPRMDRGDLAINHGARQIYLTFPADSTFTEEDVSSYFSMYGPVQDVRIPHQPKRMFGFVSFVYPETVRLVLAKGNPHFVCDARVLVKPYKEKGKVPDRFRHGGGGGHCLSPHHREFASVSSAMPPAGLLDSRDPFDLQQPQIGQRMLYGSMAGHEAAFLRRRLEEQQEAAELQHAIELQGRRLMGLQFLDLKNRGHHLLDSPVGSPSDGNGGCFSGNGNGVHLDEAISTIQDNSNLSSGLFMGPYAAASVISKEGKQEYQEEGGDGNGSPRQAVNSGEEGRRESGPGAAAASNVVCEYQERLSSGQGAIGL